A stretch of the Hemitrygon akajei unplaced genomic scaffold, sHemAka1.3 Scf000065, whole genome shotgun sequence genome encodes the following:
- the LOC140721931 gene encoding C-type lectin domain family 9 member A-like, producing the protein METKYRSVNETKAQICELLTSRREQNCSENWIKNHNRCYYVSTMETSFSRAMQECSDRDSRLLEINSRDEASFVSQKLVSRNLEYWIGKCSDGNVGFRLVYKMSFETSYCNQCDPTAVSPCDRDQRFICEKSLFQDIPEKIQDLCQQPVEAT; encoded by the exons atggaaacgaagtacagatctgtcaacgaaaccaaggctcaaatctgtgaattgttgaccagcagaagag AGCAAAACTGTTCCGAGAATTGGATCAAGAATCATAACCGGTGTTATTACGTCTCCACGATGGAAACATCTTTCTCCAGAGCGATGCAAGAATGTTCAGATCGTGATTcaaggctgctggaaatcaatTCAAGGGATGAAGCG AGTTTTGTGTCCCAGAAGCTTGTGTCCAGAAACCTTGagtactggattggaaaatgctcaGATGG GAATGTGGGCTTCCGTCTCGTGTACAAGATGTCCTTTGAAACGTCCTACTGCAATCAGTGTGATCCGACCGCAGTCAGCCCTTGCGATCGTGATCAgcgtttcatctgcgagaagtcaTTGTTTCAagatattcctgaaaagatccaggatctctgCCAACAGCCAGTGGAGGCGACGTGA